In Saprospiraceae bacterium, a genomic segment contains:
- a CDS encoding sulfite exporter TauE/SafE family protein: MVYQELTFYICLFWIAYLYASVGHGGASGYLAIMGLFAVSAVTMRPSALLLNCLVSLIAFIQYYRAGHFQWKFFIPFAITSVPAAFWGGTIQLDEFIYKKILAILLVVSIIQLLKSNKQVALADLKPAPFYYCMIIGTIIGFISGLIGIGGGIILSPLLLFLHWATIKQTSATAALFIFVNSVAGIFGIGIHALQFHPHIFLCILLVAVGGFIGAYAGAFKHNEIVLKRILAFVLCIAVFKLLMS, from the coding sequence ATGGTTTACCAGGAACTCACTTTCTATATCTGTCTCTTTTGGATAGCCTATTTATATGCTTCCGTTGGTCACGGTGGCGCTTCAGGTTATCTTGCGATCATGGGTTTGTTTGCTGTTTCTGCAGTCACTATGCGACCTTCTGCATTATTGTTGAACTGTTTGGTTTCACTTATTGCATTTATTCAATATTACCGCGCAGGTCATTTTCAATGGAAATTCTTTATTCCTTTTGCTATAACATCGGTACCGGCAGCATTTTGGGGTGGCACCATACAACTCGATGAATTTATTTATAAAAAAATACTGGCAATACTTTTAGTAGTTTCTATTATTCAATTGTTGAAATCTAACAAACAAGTTGCTTTAGCGGATCTTAAACCAGCTCCCTTTTATTATTGTATGATCATAGGAACAATCATTGGATTTATTTCCGGACTCATTGGAATTGGGGGCGGAATTATCCTTAGTCCATTGCTGCTTTTCCTTCATTGGGCAACTATTAAACAAACTTCAGCTACTGCAGCTTTGTTTATTTTTGTCAATTCAGTAGCTGGCATATTTGGAATCGGAATTCATGCGCTCCAATTCCATCCGCACATATTTTTATGCATTTTATTGGTTGCAGTCGGTGGCTTTATTGGAGCTTATGCCGGTGCATTTAAGCACAATGAAATCGTATTAAAAAGAATTCTTGCTTTTGTATTATGTATTGCTGTATTTAAACTGCTGATGAGTTGA